A portion of the Deltaproteobacteria bacterium genome contains these proteins:
- a CDS encoding cupin domain-containing protein, whose translation MKAEDQSSALREAFHKKMHAANMYGLWELASQMTPQPQPKMSAHMWLWSVLEPIVTESTQAVPVGDERRALQLFNPGLSGRWATTNNLIAAVQVLLPGEVARAHRHTPTAIRFIIEGSGAYTAVDGEKVFMEPGDLILTPSWSWHDHGNETKQRIVWMDGLDIPLIANVEAMFFQFYTATQVPASRPANASKNMYGYAPLNPTWVKEKSKASPLLLYSWKETWQALDGLRSEAGSPFDGVAMEYRHPQTGGSVMPTMACRIQLLRGGEHTKAHRHTGSAVYHVVQGQGMTIIDGKQFNWRKNDIVVLPPWAVHEHANTSASEDAVLFSIQDAPVLEALGLFYEEEYTENGGRQKVTSTFSS comes from the coding sequence ATGAAAGCTGAAGATCAGTCGAGCGCGCTTCGCGAAGCGTTTCATAAGAAAATGCACGCCGCCAACATGTACGGCTTGTGGGAGCTGGCGAGTCAAATGACGCCGCAGCCACAGCCCAAGATGAGTGCCCATATGTGGCTGTGGTCGGTGCTGGAGCCGATCGTTACGGAGTCGACCCAGGCCGTGCCGGTGGGCGACGAGCGGCGCGCGCTGCAACTGTTCAACCCCGGTTTGAGCGGGCGCTGGGCGACGACCAATAACTTGATCGCCGCGGTGCAAGTCTTGCTGCCCGGCGAGGTGGCGCGCGCTCATCGCCACACGCCGACGGCGATCCGGTTTATCATCGAAGGCAGTGGCGCCTATACGGCGGTGGATGGCGAGAAAGTGTTTATGGAGCCGGGCGATTTGATTCTCACGCCGAGCTGGTCGTGGCACGATCATGGCAACGAAACCAAGCAGCGGATCGTCTGGATGGACGGGCTCGACATTCCGCTGATTGCCAACGTCGAAGCGATGTTTTTTCAGTTCTACACGGCAACGCAAGTGCCCGCGAGCCGGCCGGCTAATGCCTCGAAAAATATGTACGGCTACGCGCCGCTCAATCCGACTTGGGTCAAGGAGAAATCGAAAGCCTCGCCGCTGCTGCTCTACTCATGGAAAGAAACTTGGCAGGCATTGGATGGGCTGCGCAGCGAAGCCGGCAGTCCGTTCGACGGCGTAGCGATGGAATATCGCCATCCGCAGACCGGCGGGTCAGTGATGCCGACCATGGCTTGCCGCATTCAGCTACTGCGCGGCGGCGAACACACCAAGGCGCACCGCCACACCGGCAGCGCGGTCTATCATGTCGTGCAGGGCCAGGGCATGACGATCATCGATGGCAAGCAATTCAACTGGCGCAAGAACGACATCGTCGTGCTGCCGCCCTGGGCCGTGCATGAGCACGCCAATACCTCGGCGAGCGAAGATGCGGTGCTGTTCTCGATTCAAGACGCGCCGGTGCTCGAAGCGCTGGGGCTTTTCTACGAAGAGGAGTACACGGAAAACGGCGGGCGTCAGAAAGTGACGTCGACGTTCAGCTCATAA
- a CDS encoding ABC transporter substrate-binding protein has product MRIVAAVLYSSIWLFPAMVRAQNLEPIHVALTTRSFQYVIFPLAQERGYLKEEGIDLRIVMMQTTPGLQALVSGQIQFSGAGSSALVAIAKGNAPLKTVLAVNDKVHQWMVGRPGVTTIKDLKGKKLGVTGLASAAVFMFRQLAPKQGVDPNKDITYITMPTGNRLAMLQSGVIDAMIVGNEDRYPALDQGNKEILYFGNEVKNSWGTVATSDRFLKEQPKLAAGFMRATLKGLRVLRRDKEAAVASFTRFTKQPRSIAARMYDDLINTFTANGAVDEEIQRNDLAIIQQIADVKEPVPLSRAYDFSLALEADQQLTRANWRP; this is encoded by the coding sequence ATGAGAATCGTAGCCGCCGTGCTCTATTCGTCGATCTGGCTTTTCCCCGCGATGGTTCGCGCGCAGAATCTCGAACCGATTCACGTCGCGCTCACCACGCGCTCGTTTCAATACGTCATTTTTCCTCTGGCGCAGGAGCGCGGCTATCTCAAGGAAGAAGGCATCGACTTGCGTATCGTCATGATGCAGACCACGCCCGGTCTACAAGCACTGGTCTCAGGACAAATCCAGTTTTCCGGCGCCGGCAGTAGCGCGCTCGTCGCCATCGCCAAAGGCAACGCGCCGTTGAAGACCGTGCTGGCGGTCAACGACAAAGTGCATCAATGGATGGTCGGGCGCCCCGGCGTTACGACGATAAAAGACTTGAAAGGCAAAAAACTCGGCGTCACGGGGCTGGCCTCGGCGGCGGTTTTCATGTTTCGCCAGTTGGCGCCCAAACAGGGCGTCGACCCCAATAAGGATATCACCTACATCACCATGCCGACCGGCAATCGCCTGGCCATGCTCCAGTCCGGCGTCATCGACGCCATGATCGTCGGCAATGAGGACCGTTATCCGGCTCTCGACCAAGGCAATAAAGAAATTCTCTATTTCGGCAACGAGGTAAAGAATTCTTGGGGCACGGTGGCAACCTCCGATCGCTTTCTGAAGGAACAGCCCAAGCTGGCCGCCGGCTTCATGCGCGCGACATTGAAAGGGCTAAGAGTTCTGCGCCGCGACAAAGAAGCGGCGGTGGCCTCGTTCACGCGCTTCACCAAGCAGCCGCGCTCGATCGCCGCGCGCATGTACGACGACCTGATCAACACCTTTACCGCCAACGGCGCGGTCGACGAAGAAATCCAGCGCAACGATCTCGCTATCATTCAGCAGATTGCCGACGTCAAGGAACCGGTTCCACTGAGCCGAGCTTATGATTTTTCATTGGCATTGGAAGCTGATCAGCAGCTGACGCGTGCTAACTGGCGACCCTAG
- a CDS encoding ABC transporter substrate-binding protein — MIAAIIRSLFMVCNVLLLFVFFALSPRVAAALDTVTAALTSKAFQYVPLAIAQERGYMKEEGLELKLTYMQNAPGLQALIVNAVQFSGSGSSALVAISKGNAPLRTILAFNDQVLQWIVARPNIKTLRDLSGKKVATTGVASIAAFMFRDILTKNNIPKDIVLIDPGPVNRLPSLLSGAVDAAIVSPEERYAALDQGMRDLLFVGKAVKNSWGTFATSEKFLKEQPKQLAGFVRAVVKGLRVARTEREATIAAITKFSELDRVLATRMYDDLVGTFTKAGYVDEQTQKNDLAIVAQVAEVNHIVPPQRAYDFSFAIQAEQQLNKQGWKP, encoded by the coding sequence ATGATTGCGGCGATTATAAGGAGTTTGTTCATGGTCTGTAACGTACTTCTATTATTTGTTTTCTTCGCACTCAGCCCACGCGTGGCCGCTGCTCTCGATACGGTCACTGCGGCACTCACCTCAAAGGCTTTTCAATATGTCCCGCTGGCCATCGCCCAGGAGCGCGGCTACATGAAAGAAGAAGGGTTGGAGCTGAAATTAACCTACATGCAAAACGCCCCGGGGCTGCAGGCATTGATCGTCAACGCCGTGCAGTTTTCCGGCTCGGGCAGCAGCGCGCTGGTGGCGATTTCCAAAGGCAACGCGCCGCTGCGCACCATTCTCGCCTTCAACGATCAAGTGCTGCAGTGGATCGTGGCGCGGCCCAACATCAAGACTTTGCGCGACCTGAGCGGCAAGAAAGTCGCCACCACCGGGGTCGCCTCCATTGCGGCTTTCATGTTTCGCGACATTCTGACCAAGAACAACATTCCTAAAGACATCGTGCTCATCGATCCCGGTCCGGTAAACCGTCTGCCATCGCTCCTCTCTGGCGCGGTCGACGCCGCCATCGTCAGCCCCGAGGAGCGCTACGCCGCTTTGGATCAAGGCATGCGCGATCTGCTATTTGTCGGCAAAGCCGTCAAAAACTCCTGGGGCACCTTCGCCACCTCGGAGAAATTCTTGAAGGAACAGCCCAAGCAGCTCGCCGGCTTCGTCCGCGCGGTGGTCAAAGGCTTGCGCGTCGCCCGCACCGAGCGCGAAGCGACCATCGCCGCTATCACCAAATTCAGCGAGCTCGACAGGGTTCTCGCCACGCGCATGTACGACGACCTGGTGGGAACTTTCACTAAAGCGGGCTACGTCGACGAGCAGACGCAGAAGAACGATCTCGCGATCGTCGCCCAGGTTGCGGAAGTCAATCACATCGTGCCGCCACAGCGCGCTTACGATTTCAGTTTTGCGATTCAGGCTGAGCAGCAACTGAACAAGCAAGGCTGGAAACCGTAG
- a CDS encoding DEAD/DEAH box helicase, whose protein sequence is MFRLESQLLTHFHPLVERWFVERFKDPTPPQELGWGSIAAGKSTLIAAPTGSGKTLAAFLWSVDRLIKRALDGTLDDRTSVVYVSPLKALGNDIAKNLQQPLEEIYELAGKEGVLLPTLRVAVRSGDTPAHERQAMVKKPPHILITTPESLYILLTAEKSRRFLKTAETVIVDEIHAVAQDKRGAHLALTLERLDALAEQPLQRIGLSATQKPIEEVARLLVGSERIDANGAPKCTIVDTGHKREMEMSVELPDQELGPIVRHEIWAEIFDKMVAQVKAHRTTLVFVNTRRLVERVAHQLSERLGEDKVGAHHGSLSRKTRLSVEERLKSGALPVVVATASLELGIDIGHVDLVCQIGSARSLGVLLQRVGRSGHWRGATPKGLFYPLTRDDLVECAAGIRAIRAGALDRLWVREKPLDILAQQMVATVASAAVTSKKDDGESGGIAEEALWRLVRRAYPYRDLKREEFEQLLEMLSEGISTRRSRRSAHIHRDRVHGMLRPRRGARLIAITNGGAIPDVADYNVVEFPDETFVGTVHEDFAIESLAGDIFLLGNRSWRIRRVGSGKVWVEDAQGLPPTIPFWLGEAPGRTVELSQAVSELREEIAGRRHEPHLAAQWLVDQCGIAPAAAEQLVSYVKETCAVLGTVPTQERIVAERFFDEAGGMQLVIHSPWGGRINRAWGMALRKRFCVSFDRELQAAATDDGVNISLVEQHSFALGDVFLMLRPAIVERDLIQAALPSPMFTNRWRWNTTRALALLRSNGGKKVPVAIQRMRAEDLLAAVFPEQVMCQDNRVGPVEIPDHPLVKETVGDCLHEAMDSDGLTEIIARIERGAIATVCVDTPVPSPMAHEILNANPYAFLDDAPLEERRARAVSLRRVDPWLDREFGQLDSAAIEEVRQQAWPDVRNADELHDFLLGVGWLPAQQAGAWGEWAEQLVRSGRATRATWELADSAPSFAAYVPAERLHWLEAIEPAARTQPKLMLSPQLASAAIQSDEAIRKIVHGWLEVSGPCTIIGLAHQLGLTTAQVEIAMLQLESAGVVLRGNFTGADNGTEWCERGLLARIHRLTVGRLRKEIEPVAPTGFMKFLLRWQQVTASSKPRGREGVLQVIRQLQGLELPAPAWEQHVLPARVENYDPADLEHLCLAGVVAWGRLRSELPIGDEEDPGRPVRRSRRAPGRSAPIAFLLREERDYFLPARTVAPEETPGLSSMARQVARYLAQHGASFLSDIARRTGLLKVKAEESLWELVARGVATGDGIAGLRVLLTPEKQRRAPRSRLRIIAGGQAAARAMPVGRWSLWRDAPGTHVPNEEEILEHQARQLLLRYGVVFRELLARESGAPAWRQLLQCYRRLEARGEIRDGRFVNGFVGEQFAVPDAVDRLRAERRAPATQTPALVAAADPLNLVGILSAGARIAPFSNQTIAYADGVAVEAGPLGAVLSRLQNSQAAAD, encoded by the coding sequence ATTTTCCGATTGGAATCTCAGTTGCTGACGCATTTTCATCCCCTCGTCGAACGCTGGTTTGTCGAGCGCTTCAAAGATCCGACGCCGCCTCAGGAGTTGGGCTGGGGCTCGATCGCCGCCGGGAAGTCGACGCTCATCGCTGCGCCCACCGGCTCCGGTAAGACCCTGGCGGCCTTTCTTTGGTCGGTGGATCGGCTGATCAAGCGCGCGCTCGACGGCACCCTCGACGATCGCACCAGCGTCGTCTACGTCTCGCCGCTCAAAGCCTTGGGCAATGACATCGCCAAAAATTTGCAGCAGCCGCTCGAAGAAATCTACGAGCTGGCCGGCAAGGAAGGCGTGCTGCTGCCGACCCTCCGCGTGGCGGTGCGCTCCGGCGACACGCCGGCGCACGAGCGCCAGGCGATGGTGAAAAAGCCGCCGCATATTTTGATCACCACCCCCGAATCGCTCTACATTTTGCTTACGGCCGAAAAAAGCCGTCGCTTTCTTAAGACTGCGGAGACCGTCATCGTCGATGAAATCCACGCGGTCGCCCAAGACAAGCGCGGCGCCCATTTGGCGCTGACGTTGGAGCGGCTCGATGCTCTAGCCGAACAGCCGTTGCAGCGCATTGGCCTCAGCGCGACACAAAAACCTATTGAAGAGGTCGCGCGTCTGTTGGTCGGCAGCGAGCGCATCGATGCCAATGGCGCGCCAAAATGCACCATCGTCGACACCGGCCACAAACGCGAAATGGAAATGTCGGTCGAGCTGCCCGATCAAGAGCTTGGGCCCATCGTGCGCCATGAAATCTGGGCGGAGATCTTCGACAAGATGGTCGCGCAGGTCAAAGCGCATCGGACGACGCTGGTTTTCGTCAACACCCGGCGCTTGGTCGAACGGGTGGCGCACCAATTGAGTGAGCGCTTGGGCGAGGATAAAGTCGGCGCCCATCATGGCAGTTTGTCGCGCAAGACGCGGTTGTCGGTGGAAGAGCGATTGAAGTCAGGTGCGCTTCCGGTCGTCGTGGCTACTGCATCGTTGGAGCTAGGCATCGATATCGGCCACGTCGATTTGGTTTGTCAGATCGGCTCGGCCCGCTCTCTCGGAGTCTTGCTGCAGCGTGTCGGCCGCTCGGGCCACTGGCGCGGCGCCACGCCAAAAGGATTGTTTTACCCGTTGACGCGCGACGATTTAGTCGAATGCGCCGCCGGCATTCGCGCCATTCGCGCCGGCGCCCTCGATCGTCTTTGGGTGCGCGAGAAACCGCTCGATATTCTCGCCCAGCAAATGGTGGCCACCGTGGCGAGCGCCGCGGTGACGAGCAAAAAAGATGATGGCGAAAGCGGCGGCATCGCCGAAGAAGCGCTCTGGCGCCTGGTGCGGCGCGCCTATCCCTACCGCGATCTTAAACGCGAAGAATTCGAGCAGCTGTTGGAAATGCTTTCGGAAGGCATTTCAACGCGGCGCAGCCGCAGGAGCGCGCATATCCATCGCGATCGGGTGCACGGCATGCTGCGGCCGCGGCGCGGCGCGCGGCTGATCGCCATCACCAATGGCGGCGCGATTCCCGATGTCGCCGACTACAATGTCGTTGAGTTTCCCGATGAGACATTTGTCGGGACCGTGCATGAAGATTTCGCTATTGAAAGTCTGGCCGGCGATATTTTTCTTTTGGGCAACCGTTCCTGGCGCATTCGCCGCGTCGGCTCGGGCAAAGTTTGGGTCGAAGATGCCCAAGGCTTGCCGCCGACCATTCCGTTTTGGCTCGGCGAAGCGCCCGGGCGCACAGTGGAGCTGTCACAGGCGGTTTCCGAGCTGCGCGAGGAAATCGCTGGCCGGCGTCACGAACCGCACCTGGCCGCGCAGTGGCTGGTCGACCAATGCGGCATTGCGCCGGCCGCCGCCGAGCAGTTGGTGAGCTACGTCAAGGAGACCTGTGCGGTGCTCGGCACCGTGCCGACGCAGGAGCGGATTGTTGCGGAGCGCTTTTTCGACGAAGCCGGCGGCATGCAGCTGGTCATTCATTCGCCGTGGGGCGGGCGCATCAACCGCGCCTGGGGCATGGCGCTGCGCAAGCGCTTTTGCGTCAGCTTCGACCGCGAGCTCCAGGCGGCGGCCACCGATGACGGGGTTAATATTTCTTTAGTTGAGCAGCATTCTTTTGCTCTGGGCGACGTCTTCCTCATGCTGCGGCCGGCGATCGTCGAGCGCGATCTGATTCAAGCAGCGCTGCCCTCGCCGATGTTTACCAACCGCTGGCGCTGGAACACCACGCGCGCGTTGGCGCTCTTGCGCAGCAACGGCGGCAAAAAAGTGCCGGTGGCGATCCAGCGCATGCGCGCTGAAGATTTGCTCGCCGCGGTTTTTCCCGAGCAAGTGATGTGCCAGGACAATCGCGTCGGTCCCGTCGAGATTCCCGATCATCCTTTGGTGAAAGAAACCGTTGGCGACTGTTTGCACGAAGCGATGGACAGTGACGGCTTGACCGAGATCATTGCGCGCATCGAGCGCGGCGCGATCGCCACCGTCTGCGTCGACACGCCGGTGCCGTCGCCGATGGCCCACGAAATTCTCAACGCCAATCCGTACGCTTTCCTTGACGACGCGCCGCTGGAGGAAAGACGCGCGCGGGCGGTGTCCTTGCGCCGCGTCGACCCTTGGCTCGATCGCGAGTTCGGCCAATTGGATAGCGCCGCGATCGAAGAAGTCCGCCAGCAGGCATGGCCCGATGTGCGCAATGCCGATGAGCTGCATGATTTTCTCCTTGGCGTCGGCTGGCTGCCGGCGCAGCAAGCCGGCGCCTGGGGGGAGTGGGCGGAGCAGCTTGTCCGCAGCGGGCGGGCGACGCGGGCTACCTGGGAACTTGCCGATTCGGCGCCGTCCTTTGCAGCCTATGTTCCGGCTGAGCGGCTGCATTGGCTCGAAGCGATCGAACCAGCCGCCCGGACGCAGCCAAAACTCATGCTCTCGCCGCAGCTGGCCAGCGCCGCCATTCAGAGCGACGAGGCGATCAGAAAAATCGTTCATGGCTGGCTCGAAGTGTCAGGCCCATGCACCATCATCGGCTTGGCGCACCAACTTGGTCTGACCACGGCGCAGGTGGAAATCGCCATGCTGCAGCTGGAAAGCGCCGGCGTGGTTTTGCGCGGCAATTTCACCGGAGCGGACAATGGCACGGAATGGTGCGAGCGCGGTTTGCTGGCGCGCATTCACCGCCTGACCGTCGGCCGCCTGCGTAAAGAGATCGAGCCGGTTGCGCCGACGGGATTCATGAAGTTTTTGCTGCGCTGGCAGCAGGTGACGGCTTCCTCCAAGCCGCGCGGCCGCGAAGGGGTGCTGCAAGTGATCCGCCAGTTGCAAGGCTTGGAATTGCCGGCGCCGGCGTGGGAGCAGCATGTGCTGCCGGCGCGGGTGGAGAACTACGATCCGGCGGACTTGGAACATCTCTGTTTAGCCGGCGTGGTGGCCTGGGGCCGGCTGCGCTCGGAACTGCCCATTGGGGATGAAGAAGATCCGGGGCGGCCCGTTCGCCGTAGCCGGCGCGCGCCGGGGCGCAGCGCTCCGATTGCCTTCTTGCTGCGCGAGGAGCGCGACTATTTTCTTCCGGCACGCACCGTCGCGCCCGAAGAAACGCCGGGTCTGTCCTCGATGGCGCGCCAGGTTGCACGCTATTTGGCACAGCACGGCGCGTCGTTTTTGAGCGACATTGCGCGGCGCACCGGCTTGCTCAAGGTCAAAGCCGAGGAATCTCTATGGGAGTTGGTCGCCCGCGGGGTTGCCACCGGCGACGGCATCGCCGGGCTGCGCGTTCTGCTCACGCCCGAGAAACAGCGCCGGGCGCCGCGCTCGCGGCTGCGCATCATCGCCGGCGGCCAAGCCGCGGCGCGCGCCATGCCGGTCGGGCGCTGGTCGCTTTGGCGCGATGCGCCGGGAACGCACGTGCCAAACGAAGAAGAAATCCTTGAACATCAGGCGCGCCAGCTGCTGTTGCGCTACGGCGTGGTTTTTCGCGAGCTTTTGGCGCGCGAAAGCGGCGCGCCAGCGTGGCGCCAGCTGCTGCAATGCTATCGCCGCTTGGAAGCTCGCGGCGAAATCCGCGACGGCCGCTTCGTCAACGGCTTCGTCGGCGAACAGTTCGCCGTGCCCGACGCGGTCGACCGCCTCCGCGCCGAGCGACGCGCGCCGGCAACACAAACCCCTGCGCTTGTCGCCGCTGCCGACCCGTTGAACCTTGTCGGCATTCTTTCGGCGGGCGCACGAATCGCACCATTTTCCAATCAGACCATCGCTTACGCTGACGGCGTCGCAGTCGAAGCCGGCCCGCTCGGCGCGGTGTTAAGCCGGCTGCAAAATTCCCAGGCGGCCGCCGACTAG
- a CDS encoding ABC transporter substrate-binding protein, translating to MKRVIVLALALLSMLAAGAHAQERMRIAWAGATPTNAPIWVVEERKLLAKHGLTGEIISISASPIAMQALMSGELDVTVTSVTSVVPTRSGGADTVMILGMVPSFPDYLVTIPSVTTIEQLKGKSGGVNRLGSTSDLGIRLALRKLGIDPDKDVKIFSIGAAPERFAALSKGVIQFTSMAEPFTREAEKLGFRTLQSFIGLKIPFWYNAVLSREAIIKARRPALLRLTRAMMEAVHFIKTQKEPTKAIFAKKMRITDNESLERAYRDFAPMYPENLAITPDGVKTLLDDLAPKNPKLANADPRSFLDNSLVQEVEASGFLRQLYQR from the coding sequence ATGAAACGAGTGATCGTGCTTGCGCTAGCGTTGCTGAGTATGCTGGCGGCGGGCGCCCACGCCCAGGAGCGCATGCGCATCGCCTGGGCCGGCGCAACGCCGACCAATGCGCCTATTTGGGTCGTCGAAGAGCGCAAGCTGCTCGCCAAGCATGGGCTCACCGGCGAAATTATCAGCATCAGCGCCAGCCCCATCGCCATGCAGGCGCTGATGTCGGGCGAGCTGGATGTAACGGTAACGTCGGTGACCAGCGTCGTGCCGACGCGCAGCGGCGGCGCCGACACGGTGATGATCCTTGGCATGGTGCCAAGCTTTCCAGACTATCTGGTCACGATCCCCAGCGTCACCACTATCGAGCAACTCAAAGGCAAGAGCGGCGGCGTCAATCGCTTGGGCAGCACCTCCGACCTCGGCATTCGGCTGGCGCTGAGAAAGCTCGGCATTGACCCCGACAAGGACGTAAAAATCTTTTCCATCGGCGCGGCGCCCGAGCGTTTCGCCGCGCTGTCGAAAGGCGTTATTCAATTCACGTCGATGGCCGAGCCGTTCACCCGCGAAGCGGAAAAACTTGGCTTCCGCACGCTGCAAAGCTTCATCGGCCTGAAGATTCCCTTTTGGTACAACGCCGTGCTGTCGCGCGAGGCCATCATCAAAGCGCGCCGCCCGGCGCTCTTGCGCCTCACCCGCGCCATGATGGAAGCGGTTCACTTCATCAAAACCCAAAAAGAACCCACCAAAGCGATCTTCGCCAAGAAGATGCGCATCACCGACAACGAAAGCCTGGAGCGTGCATATCGCGACTTCGCGCCCATGTATCCGGAAAACCTGGCGATCACACCAGACGGCGTGAAGACCTTGCTCGACGATTTGGCGCCAAAGAATCCCAAACTCGCCAACGCCGACCCGCGCAGTTTCCTCGACAACAGCCTGGTGCAGGAAGTGGAGGCGTCGGGGTTTTTAAGGCAACTTTATCAACGTTAG
- a CDS encoding caspase family protein, which yields MAKGISIHIGLNHVDPKHYQGWDGALNACIAHAKDMRALAIKKGFTGNTLLTEGQATAAAVTAVIQDAAKKLSKGDMLFLTYSGHGGQVRDTNSDEKDNDRMDETWVLYNRQLVDDELHNLWAKFKVGVRILVLSDSCHSGTVTRNIPMFMGRGAKPRAMPRPIGIKVERANTALYRDIQKNNRGTENVKVGASVLLISGCQDNQTSMDGEKNGAFTGTLKKVWNGGKFTGDYRKFRDKIVSLLPATQTPNYYFVGAANSAFEKQKPFTI from the coding sequence ATGGCGAAAGGAATCTCAATCCACATCGGTTTGAATCACGTCGACCCCAAACACTATCAAGGCTGGGATGGCGCTCTGAACGCGTGCATCGCCCATGCCAAGGACATGCGCGCGCTGGCGATCAAGAAGGGCTTCACCGGCAACACACTGCTGACGGAAGGCCAAGCCACTGCCGCGGCGGTGACGGCGGTCATCCAAGACGCGGCAAAAAAACTCAGCAAGGGCGACATGCTCTTTCTCACCTATTCGGGCCACGGCGGCCAGGTGCGCGACACCAACAGCGACGAGAAAGACAACGATCGCATGGATGAAACCTGGGTGCTGTACAACCGGCAGTTGGTCGACGACGAGCTGCATAATCTTTGGGCCAAGTTCAAAGTCGGCGTGCGCATCCTCGTGCTATCCGATAGCTGCCACAGCGGCACGGTAACCAGAAACATTCCGATGTTCATGGGTCGTGGGGCGAAGCCTCGAGCCATGCCGCGTCCGATCGGCATAAAAGTTGAGAGGGCCAACACCGCGCTCTACCGCGACATTCAGAAGAACAACCGCGGCACCGAGAATGTGAAGGTCGGCGCGAGCGTCTTATTGATCTCCGGCTGCCAAGACAATCAAACGTCGATGGACGGCGAAAAAAATGGCGCCTTCACCGGCACCCTCAAGAAAGTATGGAACGGCGGCAAGTTCACCGGCGACTATCGCAAGTTCCGCGATAAAATCGTCTCGCTGCTGCCAGCCACGCAAACGCCCAATTATTATTTTGTCGGCGCCGCCAACAGCGCCTTCGAAAAGCAGAAACCGTTCACGATCTAA